The Polypterus senegalus isolate Bchr_013 unplaced genomic scaffold, ASM1683550v1 scaffold_5299, whole genome shotgun sequence genome contains the following window.
TTATTAGCTGATTGTCCCTGCaataattagaaacacaagttttatgtagttttgaaaaaaatactttgGAATGTTAATGTATTCCCAAAATCTACTAAAGTCCTCCTTCTCTGCCATGTCTTTCAACAGGTGGTATTCTAAATTGATTTTACTTTCTTTAAGTGGCGGGCAGTTCTGCCTCATCTCATTTGCTATGTCAATGCAGACTTGATCCAAAACAGCCTGATGTAAGGCAGCCTCAAGTTTACTTGACAGAAAGTCAACAAATACAGTGACAGATGACGCTCCTCTACAGAGAGTCTTAAACATTTTGTAGTAAGTGTCCTTCATGCTCTTTAGGTAGAGAAGTGGGTCATTGGCTGCACGGAACGCTCGATGCATTTTTGTGAACCTTAAGGTTGCCACTTCACATAAATGAAGAGATAAATCAAACCTGTACTCCTCTTTATATTGGATTGTTGGAATTTGTGAACTGGAAGCTTCTAAGCCATTGGATATAATGGATAAAACTCCATGCACATGGTTTGGACTGTAATCAactttctccttctctttttcatGTATGTAATTCATAACTGCCTCTGTGATTTTATTTGTTATACTTTCTGTCTGCTTGTAGTCTTCTAAAATTAAACCTTTAGAAATTTTTGTCTTAGTTTGCTTTGGTTTACTTGCATTGAATTCATTCCACTTTTGTTTCATGTAAACCATAAACATTGTTGCTAATTCAAGAGGATTATAACTTGAAGGGGTGTCAAGAGTCTCCTCCATTgcttttctgttttgaactttATCACATACATAAGGATGGCGTTTAAAATGGCTAAGAAGGATGGCCTCTATGTCATGTGCAATATCAATCTCAGGAGGAGGAGTGAAGTCTCTGGCAGTTTCTTTCTCCCATTCCTTCCACAGCTTTTCAAACTCCTCCTGCATCACTGTTTCACTAGGGTTTTTGGTTCTCAGTTTTTCTGCCAAATCTTTACTTTGCTTCAACAGATTCTGCTCACGTCTGGTTCTATTCTCATCCACCCTCTTGCGGCTTTTCTTTGCCTGTATTAATatctgacattttctgttcaattcATCAATGAGCTGATCCTTCAGTTGTTCATATTTTATCTCTATGTTGGCTTTCCATTGAACAAGTATTTCCAGGTTTCTCTCATGTTTGAAATACTTCTCAATGTCCTCTTTCACTCTGTTATATGTCTGATTAACCTCTTTATTAATTTCTGTTCTGGTTTTAGaattattttctatttcattGACAAGTTTATTCTCCAGTTCTAGTACATGGCATCTCAGTG
Protein-coding sequences here:
- the LOC120522474 gene encoding LOW QUALITY PROTEIN: interferon-induced very large GTPase 1-like (The sequence of the model RefSeq protein was modified relative to this genomic sequence to represent the inferred CDS: inserted 1 base in 1 codon), whose protein sequence is NVKCFSDVIRFDVNTQTHYFAHLWEGNPPMAPPNPSYSQNVQDLKRVILNAAMLQENQKIPKISDFKLRVQDLWTALLSENFVFSFRNSLEISTYHRLEVKYCEWTWALRCHVLELENKLVNEIENNSKTRTEINKEVNQTYNRVKEDIEKYFKHERNLEILVQWKANIEIKYEQLKDQLIDELNRKCQILIQAKKSRKRVDENRTRREQNLLKQSKDLAEKLRTKNPSETVMQEEFEKLWKEWEKETARDFTPPPEIDIAHDIEAILLSHFKRHPYVCDKVQNRKAMEETLDTPSSYNPLELATMFMVYMKQKWNEFNASKPKQTKTKISKGLILEDYKQTESITNKITEAVMNYIHEKEKEKVDYSPNHVHGVLSIISNGLEASSSQIPTIQYKEEYRFDLSLHLCEVATLRFTKMHRAFRAANDPLLYLKSMKDTYYKMFKTLCRGASSVTVFVDFLSSKLEAALHQAVLDQVCIDIANEMRQNCPPLKESKINLEYHLLKDMAEKEDFSRFWEYINIPKYFFQNYIKLVLEELKSVVLTAISKATATALNSQTTNKNPKSKLSKWLDVFCEELEKCLKLPRNTLKHMEDEEINDMDLLQESLTKALAPSVENISKKFASASLFDLRNAKQQPEDSLFTLLSGCWEQCPFCGAICTNSIEGHSGDHSVPFHRPEGVYGEXWYKTDHFVIDICTSLVASDCSIVLSDTHFVPYKQYRKAGPKYERWRIVPDDSERKYWKWFVCRFQKELEDKYQRKFEGRGKIPYQWKQIKKTEIFDEL